In Sebaldella termitidis ATCC 33386, one DNA window encodes the following:
- a CDS encoding Nif3-like dinuclear metal center hexameric protein, whose amino-acid sequence MKLEDIMNFLEKKYNPELAEKWDNSGLIIGRKGSNVSAVIICLDITDDVIEQAIAARAELIISHHPLIFSEIKRITNDTVLGEKILKLAENKIAVYSIHTNADSAAHGLSDYILEKLSLGGKKSVWLKNESDPESGLGRILELKKEDNVYNISKAVKEKLNLKNIRIAGNENKRVKRIAVLTGAGGSMIPEIDNTVDLYITGDLKHHETLDALEAGLTLIDIGHYESENIFSELIKKDLEEFFNGKIIQAKENQVFKII is encoded by the coding sequence ATGAAACTTGAAGATATAATGAATTTTCTGGAGAAAAAATATAATCCGGAGCTTGCTGAAAAATGGGACAATTCGGGACTCATAATTGGAAGAAAAGGAAGTAATGTTTCAGCTGTAATAATATGTCTTGATATTACTGATGATGTAATAGAACAAGCTATTGCTGCTAGAGCAGAGCTGATAATTTCACACCACCCGCTGATATTTTCTGAAATAAAAAGGATAACAAATGATACAGTGCTGGGAGAGAAAATTTTGAAGCTTGCAGAAAACAAAATAGCAGTGTATAGTATTCATACAAATGCGGATTCTGCTGCTCATGGTCTGAGTGATTATATATTGGAAAAGCTATCATTAGGCGGGAAAAAAAGTGTGTGGCTGAAAAATGAAAGCGATCCTGAAAGCGGACTGGGTCGTATTCTGGAGCTTAAAAAAGAGGATAATGTTTATAATATAAGCAAAGCAGTGAAAGAAAAATTAAATTTGAAAAATATAAGAATAGCGGGTAATGAAAATAAAAGAGTAAAAAGAATAGCAGTACTAACCGGAGCCGGCGGTTCTATGATCCCGGAAATAGATAATACTGTAGATTTATATATAACCGGGGATCTGAAGCACCATGAAACACTGGATGCTTTGGAAGCGGGGCTTACATTAATAGATATAGGTCATTATGAGAGTGAAAACATTTTTTCTGAACTGATAAAAAAAGATCTGGAAGAATTTTTTAACGGGAAAATAATTCAGGCAAAAGAAAATCAAGTATTTAAAATAATATAG
- a CDS encoding sigma-70 family RNA polymerase sigma factor codes for MLKSIMETIRNNENYNMEELFQEYDLSDEEFGAIVNFLYTENIPEVRVSIENNDFVVIDEENADISEKETIELYLDDIKEHNIKQLKIREIDETDRDQLVNKHLKIVIRESLQYVKLGFSFLDLVQEATIGVINGIEKLKNSESDIEFWLKNFAIKYILEYQKKILKDFKASELAYILYLKVQLELNNGLSLEEISKQMNIELNYLNALQELFTKMDDMPENSYSIVEKVSHLTRKYVLSNIPKKLNYLDERILMMHYGLDDKFYKTKEISKILNIEESNINVLREKALTKLAFNLNKEQMEENMEYLN; via the coding sequence ATGTTAAAGAGCATAATGGAGACAATACGAAACAATGAAAATTATAATATGGAAGAGCTTTTTCAGGAGTATGATCTTTCTGACGAAGAGTTTGGCGCCATTGTAAACTTTTTATATACCGAAAATATTCCTGAAGTTAGAGTTTCTATTGAAAATAATGATTTTGTGGTAATAGACGAAGAAAATGCAGATATATCAGAAAAAGAAACAATAGAACTATACTTAGATGATATAAAGGAGCATAATATAAAGCAATTGAAAATAAGAGAAATTGATGAAACTGACAGAGATCAGCTTGTAAATAAACACTTGAAAATAGTGATTCGTGAAAGTCTTCAGTATGTAAAACTGGGATTTTCATTTCTTGATCTGGTACAGGAGGCAACAATAGGGGTAATAAACGGAATTGAAAAACTGAAAAATTCAGAAAGCGATATTGAGTTTTGGCTGAAAAATTTTGCAATAAAATATATTCTGGAATATCAGAAAAAAATATTAAAAGATTTTAAAGCATCAGAGCTGGCGTATATTCTGTATTTGAAAGTACAGCTGGAGCTGAATAACGGTCTGAGTCTGGAAGAAATATCAAAGCAAATGAATATAGAGCTGAATTATTTAAATGCTCTTCAGGAATTATTTACCAAAATGGATGATATGCCTGAAAATTCATACAGTATAGTGGAAAAAGTATCGCATTTGACAAGAAAATATGTATTAAGCAATATTCCTAAAAAATTAAATTATCTGGATGAGAGAATTCTAATGATGCATTATGGTTTAGATGATAAATTCTATAAAACAAAGGAAATATCAAAAATATTGAATATAGAGGAAAGCAATATAAATGTTCTTAGAGAAAAGGCCCTTACAAAGCTTGCTTTTAATCTGAATAAAGAGCAAATGGAGGAAAATATGGAATATCTGAATTAA
- a CDS encoding tRNA1(Val) (adenine(37)-N6)-methyltransferase, with the protein MILNNNEYMEFLESSGQKIIVNNNLFKITNDPLLLADFCRENIKKSGTLLDIGAGNGILPLLLCNANLTEISAVEIQKNSFDCLEKNIDLNSLSDKIIPYHTDINDFFPDFEFDYIISNPPYYRENSGSLSQSEEISIAKFEIKMTLDNLILNIKRLLKNHGTFYIIIIPGRLNDVLKAIYFQRLNISKLRTVIHNNKAKFILIEGKKGSRPGDTVIDTVSF; encoded by the coding sequence ATGATTCTGAATAATAATGAATATATGGAATTTTTAGAAAGCAGCGGACAAAAGATTATAGTCAATAATAATTTATTTAAAATTACTAATGATCCGCTTCTTCTTGCAGATTTCTGCCGGGAAAACATAAAAAAAAGCGGAACACTTCTTGATATAGGGGCAGGTAACGGTATCCTCCCCTTATTATTATGTAATGCCAATTTAACAGAAATCTCTGCTGTAGAAATACAAAAAAATAGTTTTGACTGTTTAGAAAAAAATATAGATCTAAATTCCCTTTCTGATAAAATTATCCCCTATCACACTGATATTAATGATTTTTTCCCGGATTTTGAATTTGACTATATTATTTCAAATCCTCCATACTACAGAGAAAATTCCGGTTCTTTATCACAAAGTGAAGAAATCTCTATTGCAAAATTTGAGATAAAAATGACTCTTGATAACTTAATTTTAAATATAAAAAGACTTCTTAAAAATCACGGTACTTTTTATATTATAATTATTCCCGGACGTTTAAATGATGTTCTAAAAGCAATATATTTCCAGAGACTTAATATTTCAAAACTACGAACAGTTATACATAATAATAAGGCAAAATTTATTCTTATAGAAGGCAAAAAAGGAAGCAGACCCGGAGACACTGTAATAGATACAGTCTCATTTTAG
- a CDS encoding extracellular matrix/biofilm biosynthesis regulator RemA family protein has protein sequence MKPINIGFNNIVIDSRIVGIISPDSAPSKRLREEAKEREMLIDATSGRRTRAILIMDSGHIILSAINVETLLLRIEKGE, from the coding sequence ATGAAACCTATAAATATAGGATTTAATAATATCGTAATAGACAGCCGAATAGTTGGGATTATCAGTCCGGATTCTGCTCCAAGCAAAAGATTAAGAGAAGAAGCAAAGGAAAGGGAAATGTTAATAGATGCTACTTCAGGAAGACGTACAAGGGCTATATTAATAATGGACAGCGGTCATATTATTTTGTCAGCCATTAATGTGGAGACATTACTCTTAAGGATAGAAAAAGGAGAATAA
- the rpoZ gene encoding DNA-directed RNA polymerase subunit omega: MKKRNITVDELLGKIPNKYELAIVAGKAARELFLKGEEKSKIMDEVFEEILEEKVKI, translated from the coding sequence ATGAAAAAAAGAAATATAACAGTGGATGAGTTATTAGGTAAAATCCCTAACAAATATGAACTTGCCATAGTAGCAGGAAAGGCCGCAAGAGAGCTATTTTTAAAAGGGGAAGAGAAATCAAAAATAATGGATGAAGTATTTGAAGAAATACTAGAGGAAAAGGTAAAAATATAA
- a CDS encoding GNAT family N-acetyltransferase: MKLVKPCIEYKKEYINFVKQIRRNNEIESSYTFKLSFLKFNFQKFLDYLDYISEYPKGEIVIPMKNYWAIEDEKVVGRITLRKDSGEDLFRYIGNIGYIIAPEERSKGYATKMLELLKPVAKEQGHRKLLITCNKNNINSKRVIEKNGGVFLDEIKWEEKNIKNLRYEIYL; this comes from the coding sequence ATGAAACTTGTAAAACCTTGTATTGAATATAAAAAAGAATATATAAATTTTGTAAAACAGATAAGGAGAAATAATGAAATAGAGAGTTCTTATACCTTTAAGTTATCTTTTTTAAAATTTAATTTTCAAAAGTTTTTAGATTATCTTGATTATATAAGTGAATATCCAAAGGGTGAAATTGTAATCCCAATGAAAAATTACTGGGCAATAGAAGATGAGAAGGTAGTAGGAAGAATCACTCTTCGAAAGGACTCCGGCGAGGATTTGTTTCGTTATATAGGAAATATAGGCTATATTATTGCTCCGGAAGAGAGAAGTAAGGGATATGCCACGAAAATGCTGGAACTTTTAAAGCCTGTAGCTAAAGAGCAGGGTCATAGAAAACTTCTGATAACATGTAATAAAAATAACATAAATTCTAAAAGAGTCATAGAAAAAAATGGCGGAGTGTTTCTAGACGAAATAAAATGGGAAGAAAAAAATATCAAAAATTTAAGATATGAAATTTATTTATAA
- the gmk gene encoding guanylate kinase: protein MKGKLIVVSGPSGAGKSTVTKIARDKLHIPLTISATTRKPRQDETDGKDYYFLTEEEFMKRVNNDEFFEWAKVHDNYYGTLKSEVEKKREEGNTVLLEIDVQGGLIVKKKDPSAVLVFFKAPDDKELEGRLRNRGSDSEEIIRKRLENALKEMEYEKEYDYSIINISIDQSYQELSDIINH from the coding sequence ATGAAGGGGAAACTAATAGTAGTATCAGGTCCAAGCGGAGCGGGTAAATCTACAGTTACAAAAATAGCGAGAGATAAATTACATATACCTTTAACAATATCAGCAACGACAAGAAAACCCAGACAGGACGAAACAGACGGAAAAGATTATTACTTTTTAACAGAAGAAGAATTTATGAAAAGAGTAAATAATGATGAGTTTTTTGAATGGGCAAAAGTTCATGATAATTATTACGGTACTTTGAAATCTGAAGTAGAAAAGAAAAGGGAAGAAGGAAATACAGTTTTGCTGGAGATAGATGTACAGGGCGGTTTGATAGTAAAGAAAAAGGATCCAAGTGCTGTATTAGTTTTTTTTAAAGCTCCTGATGATAAAGAGCTGGAAGGAAGGCTGAGAAATAGAGGCTCTGATTCTGAGGAAATAATAAGAAAAAGACTGGAAAATGCTCTAAAAGAAATGGAATATGAAAAGGAATATGATTATTCTATTATAAATATCAGTATAGACCAGTCATATCAGGAATTATCAGATATTATTAATCATTAG
- the rpoD gene encoding RNA polymerase sigma factor RpoD, producing the protein MPEKNMNLKDKLLELVKQAKEDGVISYEEINGVIPEDFPVEKIDQLIRGIEDKGISIVDTLVEKKDYMESNSTKKSAKIPEIEEEEFNEEEIDETEVNELLHTDLIKLAEIMDVDEPIKMYLREIGQIPLLTYEEEIALAQKVLENDEEAKQKLIESNLRLVVSIAKKHTNRGLKMLDLIQEGNMGLMKAVEKFEYEKGFKFSTYATWWIRQAITRAIADQGRTIRIPVHMIETINKIKKESRIILQETGKEATAEELAKKLEIPVDKVKSILEMNQDPISLETPVGSEEDSELGDFVEDDKFLNPYDATTRVLLKEQLDGVLKTLSEREEMVLRYRYGLDDGSPKTLEEVGKIFNVTRERIRQIEVKALRKLRHPSRRKKLEDYRS; encoded by the coding sequence ATGCCTGAAAAAAATATGAATTTAAAAGATAAATTGCTAGAGCTTGTAAAACAGGCTAAAGAAGACGGTGTAATAAGCTATGAGGAAATAAACGGAGTTATTCCGGAGGATTTTCCAGTAGAAAAAATAGATCAGTTAATTCGTGGAATAGAGGATAAGGGAATCAGTATAGTTGATACACTTGTTGAGAAAAAAGACTATATGGAAAGCAATTCGACAAAAAAATCTGCGAAAATTCCTGAAATAGAAGAAGAAGAGTTCAATGAGGAAGAAATTGATGAAACTGAAGTAAATGAGTTACTCCACACTGATCTAATAAAATTAGCCGAAATAATGGATGTAGATGAACCAATAAAGATGTATCTGAGAGAGATCGGGCAGATACCGCTTTTGACATATGAGGAGGAAATTGCCCTTGCACAGAAAGTTTTGGAAAATGATGAAGAGGCAAAGCAGAAGCTTATAGAATCTAATCTAAGATTAGTAGTAAGTATAGCAAAAAAGCATACAAACAGAGGTCTTAAAATGCTTGATTTGATCCAGGAAGGCAATATGGGCTTAATGAAGGCTGTAGAAAAATTTGAGTATGAAAAAGGATTTAAGTTTTCTACATATGCCACATGGTGGATAAGACAGGCTATTACAAGAGCAATTGCTGATCAGGGAAGAACTATAAGAATTCCGGTTCATATGATAGAAACAATAAATAAAATCAAAAAAGAAAGCAGAATAATACTTCAGGAAACAGGGAAAGAAGCTACAGCGGAAGAATTAGCAAAAAAACTGGAAATACCTGTGGATAAAGTAAAGAGTATACTTGAAATGAATCAGGATCCTATTTCACTGGAAACACCGGTAGGAAGCGAAGAAGACAGTGAGCTTGGGGATTTTGTAGAAGATGATAAATTTTTAAATCCTTATGATGCTACAACTAGGGTATTACTGAAGGAACAATTAGACGGAGTATTAAAAACACTGAGTGAACGTGAAGAAATGGTTTTAAGGTACAGATATGGTCTGGATGACGGTTCTCCTAAGACTCTTGAAGAAGTAGGGAAAATATTCAATGTCACAAGAGAGAGAATCAGACAGATTGAAGTAAAAGCATTAAGAAAGCTGAGACATCCGAGCAGAAGAAAAAAATTAGAAGATTACAGGAGCTGA
- the dnaG gene encoding DNA primase, whose protein sequence is MYEDNEIQEFINKLDIVQVISEYVTLKKSGANYKGLSPFKPERTPSFTVSPGKNIFKDFSSGIGGDVITFYMKINNLTFAEAVEELANKYNIQFNSRFSGKSSNKQNSLQKFHMILQTALEFYSENIFKNKKALNYLEKRGLNENDIKRFKLGYAPENWDSLLENFKNKDYSNEDLIELGLIKRASTGNFFDVFRDRIIFPIYNKNQNIVGFGGRALDGESTAKYINSQESKVFNKSREVYGLVSRGEKIRKKGFVILMEGYMDVLSAHKNDFENAVASLGTAFTDEQAKLLKRYTNNIVISYDNDEAGKNALFRASYILKKHEFNVKCLFFPKGIKDPDEFFQSNDKKKFVELLKESVDIFEYMFSEFSYDIDIKTVEGKKIFIDRFKEFFANLQNRIEIDIYLDKLSEELGISKQNLEAEILKSNTGKYKKTKTKEFKKEEISIKNKLNYDLLEVSTLKLILKYPEYYKEFAEKEIKSFIIIEILKKLKKIDFNTKILDNSEIDEEEKKLIFKFSREADLEIEKEDEYYKILYTDWFNRELEKEIHKKGQNYFYMKQIEHELKNIHSLQEIKELYNKFKLYVRGESDHA, encoded by the coding sequence ATGTATGAGGATAATGAAATACAAGAATTTATAAATAAGCTGGATATTGTACAGGTAATAAGCGAATATGTGACTCTGAAAAAATCAGGAGCAAATTATAAAGGATTATCTCCATTTAAACCAGAAAGAACACCTTCATTTACAGTAAGTCCCGGAAAAAATATTTTTAAAGATTTCAGTTCGGGTATAGGCGGAGATGTAATAACATTTTATATGAAAATAAATAATTTAACTTTTGCGGAAGCTGTGGAAGAATTGGCTAATAAATATAATATTCAGTTCAACAGCAGATTTTCGGGAAAAAGCAGTAATAAGCAGAATTCACTGCAAAAATTTCATATGATATTACAAACAGCGCTGGAATTTTATTCAGAAAATATCTTTAAAAATAAGAAGGCCTTAAATTATTTGGAAAAAAGAGGCTTGAACGAAAACGATATCAAAAGATTTAAACTTGGGTATGCACCTGAAAACTGGGATAGTCTTCTGGAAAATTTCAAAAATAAAGACTATTCTAATGAAGACCTGATAGAATTAGGTTTGATAAAAAGAGCGAGCACAGGAAATTTTTTTGATGTATTTCGTGACAGGATTATATTTCCAATCTATAATAAAAATCAGAATATAGTAGGCTTTGGCGGCAGAGCCCTTGATGGTGAAAGTACTGCTAAGTACATAAATTCACAGGAATCAAAAGTATTTAATAAAAGCCGTGAAGTTTACGGTCTGGTAAGCAGAGGGGAAAAAATCAGAAAAAAAGGCTTTGTAATATTGATGGAAGGTTATATGGATGTACTTTCCGCACATAAAAATGATTTTGAAAATGCAGTAGCATCGTTAGGTACCGCATTTACAGACGAACAGGCAAAGTTGCTAAAAAGATACACAAATAATATTGTCATATCTTATGACAATGATGAAGCTGGTAAAAATGCATTATTCAGAGCTTCTTATATTCTGAAGAAACACGAATTTAATGTTAAGTGCCTTTTTTTCCCAAAAGGAATAAAGGATCCTGATGAATTTTTTCAATCAAATGACAAGAAAAAGTTTGTAGAACTGCTAAAAGAATCTGTGGACATATTTGAATATATGTTTTCGGAATTTTCTTATGATATTGATATAAAAACAGTAGAAGGAAAAAAAATATTCATAGACAGATTCAAAGAATTTTTTGCAAATCTTCAAAATCGTATTGAAATCGATATTTATCTGGATAAGTTAAGTGAAGAATTAGGGATAAGCAAACAAAATTTAGAGGCAGAAATCCTAAAAAGCAATACAGGGAAATATAAAAAAACAAAAACTAAAGAATTTAAAAAAGAGGAAATTTCGATAAAAAATAAATTGAATTATGATTTGCTGGAAGTATCTACTTTAAAGTTAATTTTAAAGTATCCTGAGTATTATAAGGAGTTTGCAGAGAAAGAGATAAAAAGTTTTATAATAATCGAAATTTTAAAAAAATTAAAAAAAATTGACTTTAATACAAAAATATTAGATAATTCAGAGATAGACGAAGAAGAAAAAAAATTAATTTTTAAATTTTCAAGAGAAGCAGATCTGGAAATAGAGAAAGAAGATGAATACTATAAAATATTGTATACAGATTGGTTTAACAGAGAGCTGGAAAAAGAGATACATAAAAAAGGCCAAAATTATTTCTATATGAAACAGATAGAGCATGAATTAAAAAATATTCACAGTTTGCAAGAGATCAAGGAATTATATAATAAATTTAAACTTTATGTCCGAGGAGAATCAGATCATGCCTGA